In Humulus lupulus chromosome 7, drHumLupu1.1, whole genome shotgun sequence, the following are encoded in one genomic region:
- the LOC133791500 gene encoding uncharacterized protein LOC133791500 yields MVRTRGASSKKIPVSQSRKVPSPSPPPSVSTVPLSVPTTPTSVGKSCKSKARKKVFSLSHEHPMVFPDISADIVAPPSEVVVPSQAKDHSPLTFDSSLEARAKSKSVSSSSKAAAAGLLKLPLKPSQSKKNYVTPKRKLGLDASLSPLSAAKKKLKAHPPSLSSSKSDPEEDKSESEASHDTTLSDETVPDIVESEAESDEPEKEDTIPSEQEAESDSDHIASPLPSKAKGKKPISGSTPSPKHSGVNFKPYSSIFCYNDNARDMVLYAQRKFIIERNYVLGDHRPFGVLTMLQDRQWTGSLVKFSGFVDRIVKEFYANLTNEIIEPSSPLYNKVFVRGHWFSFSPQDIALALHLPLDVEEDVDGASLDKDMVITELVGQKMVWPSNTVISVSNLTYTYAVLHKFATTNWKPTSHTATISFDMASFLYKVGTGLGINLASVIHDQIIGFHKGNRKNLNLPFPQVIYKVLSMQKKDLQRDQEDLVAPTTAASYKASAPPTEATAAPSSKKVKLQSLKISSAGIPHASSSAATDSGLVATEIADVRAFVDSLTARVMSIEGLQRSVLEAVQSLSKDPVV; encoded by the coding sequence ATGGTGAGAACTCGTGGTGCCTCCTCCAAGAAGATCCCTGTTTCTCAATCCCGAAAGGTGCCATCTCCTTCGCCTCCTCCGTCTGTATCAACGGTACCTCTTTCTGTTCCAACAACTCCCACATCTGTTGGAAAGTCCTGCAAATCCAAGGCTCGCAAGAAGGTGTTTTCGCTCTCTCATGAACATCCTATGGTGTTTCCAGATATCTCTGCTGACATTGTTGCACCACCATCTGAAGTGGTGGTGCCCTCTCAAGCCAAGGACCATTCTCCTCTTACGTTTGATTCGTCTTTGGAGGCTAGGGCAAAATCGAAATCTGTTTCCTCCTCTTCCAAAGCTGCTGCTGCTGGGTTGCTCAAATTGCCCTTGAAGCCGAGTCAGTCCAAGAAAAATTATGTGACTCCCAAAAGGAAATTGGGGTTGGACGCGTCTCTTTCTCCTTTGTCTGCTGCCAAGAAAAAATTGAAGGCTCATCCCCCTTCATTGTCCTCCTCCAAATCTGATCCTGAGGAAGATAAGTCCGAATCTGAAGCAAGTCATGATACCACATTGTCTGATGAAACGGTTCCTGACATTGTCGaatcagaggctgagtctgatgAGCCAGAAAAAGAAGACACTATCCCCTCTGAACAGGAAGCCGAATCTGACTCAGACCACATTGCATCTCCTTTGCCATCCAAAGCTAAAGGGAAGAAACCTATTTCTGGTTCTACTCCTTCACCAAAACATTCAGGTGtaaatttcaaaccttattctTCCATTTTTTGCTATAATGATAATGCACGTGATATGGTTCTATATGCTCAAAGGAAATTTATCATTGAAAGAAATTATGTCTTGGGTGATCATCGTCCTTTTGGTGTGCTAACAATGCTTCAAGATCGACAATGGACAGGTTCTTTGGTTAAATTTTCtggttttgtggatagaatagtcaaggaattctatgccaatcttACTAATGAAATTATTGAACCTTCATCTCCTCTGTATAACAAAGTGTTTGTTAGGGGCCAttggttctctttttctcctcaaGACATTGCTCTTGCTTTGCATCTTCCCCTTGATGTCGAAGAGGATGTTGATGGTGCCTCTCTTGACAAGGACATGGTTATCACTGAATTGGTTGGTCAAAAAATGGTATGGCCATCCAATACAGTCATCTCGGTCTCCAATCTCACCTACACTTATGCTGTTCTCCATAAGTTTGCCACAACAAATTGGAAGCCCACTTCTCACACCGCCACTATCTCTTTTGATATGGCCTCATTTCTGTACAAGGTGGGGACCGGTCTTGGTATAAATTTGGCTTCGGTTATTCATGATCAAATCATTGGGTTTCACAAAGGTAACAGGAAAAACTTGAATCTTCCTTTTCCTCaagttatttataaagtgttgagtaTGCAGAAAAAAGATCTCCAACGTGATCAAGAAGACTTGGTGGCCCCAACTACTGCTGCTTCCTACAAAGCCTCTGCCCCTCCTACTGAAGCCACTGCTGCTCCGTCCTCCAAGAAAGTCAAGCTCCAATCCCTAAAGATTTCTTCGGCTGGCATTCCTCATGCCTCCTCCTCTGCTGCCACAGATTCAGGACTTGTTGCAACCGAAATAGCTGATGTTCGAGCCTTTGTTGATTCTTTGACTGCTCGAGTGATGTCAATTGAAGGACTGCAACGTTCTGTGTTGGAGGCTGTTCAATCTCTGTCTAAAGATCcagttgtttag